The Vicinamibacterales bacterium genome has a segment encoding these proteins:
- a CDS encoding SDR family NAD(P)-dependent oxidoreductase, giving the protein MAVTAHLARATASADAATTFYGRWVGACAAAEFIGIGTAAATAVAMHAWMGEPASTPARLGTLATVALVGAVEGGALGFLQWRVLRERLPRLRALEWMTPTVLLAVGGWLAGMTPSLFFAPPETPSAPIAEPPLGAVLAIAALAGAAAGLAFGAAQWLVLRRHAVDASRWIWIHAPAWALAMPAIFLGAGLPTADWPPEAIAASGAAGGVLGGVLLGMVTGLVARRLEPWVDEDHWSLRGTVCAVTGANSGIGAEVALGLARLGADVVLLCRRPAEGARVRAAILAKHPDAAVTIVRCDLADAASIRRAAGYLLEGWTRLDVLVHSAGATFPHRTLTKDGVEATLAVDAVGPFLLNALLRERLEATHGRVIALTGISHRRAQVDVSDLQFANRPYDWLDASNQAQRCRWLLTTELARRAPDLTAMAVHPGAVLTEAQARLPRLARVLVHTLARPGFVRPEVGAIPVLRLAARPEVAGWSGRFFDRCTLARDRENPAIAAAVWHAFESFTAATADAPAPRPAAS; this is encoded by the coding sequence ATGGCCGTGACGGCTCACCTCGCCCGGGCCACGGCGTCGGCGGACGCTGCCACGACGTTCTACGGCCGATGGGTGGGGGCGTGCGCGGCCGCCGAGTTCATCGGCATCGGCACCGCCGCGGCGACCGCCGTGGCCATGCACGCCTGGATGGGCGAGCCCGCGTCCACGCCGGCCCGCCTGGGCACGCTCGCCACCGTCGCGCTCGTCGGCGCGGTGGAAGGCGGTGCGCTGGGGTTCCTGCAATGGCGCGTGCTTCGGGAGCGCCTCCCGCGGCTCCGCGCGCTGGAATGGATGACGCCCACCGTGCTGCTGGCTGTCGGGGGCTGGCTGGCGGGCATGACGCCGTCGCTCTTCTTCGCGCCGCCGGAGACGCCGTCCGCCCCCATCGCGGAGCCACCGTTGGGGGCCGTCCTCGCGATCGCGGCGCTCGCGGGCGCCGCGGCGGGCCTCGCGTTCGGGGCGGCGCAGTGGCTCGTCCTGCGCCGGCACGCCGTGGACGCCAGCCGCTGGATCTGGATTCACGCGCCGGCGTGGGCGCTGGCCATGCCCGCCATCTTCCTCGGCGCCGGCCTGCCCACGGCGGACTGGCCGCCCGAGGCCATCGCCGCGTCCGGCGCGGCCGGCGGCGTCCTGGGCGGCGTGCTCCTCGGCATGGTCACGGGACTGGTGGCGCGGCGCCTCGAGCCCTGGGTGGACGAGGACCACTGGTCGTTGCGAGGCACGGTGTGCGCCGTCACGGGTGCCAACTCGGGCATCGGCGCCGAAGTGGCGCTGGGACTCGCGCGCCTGGGCGCCGACGTCGTCCTCCTGTGCCGGCGTCCCGCGGAGGGCGCGCGCGTCCGGGCGGCGATCCTGGCGAAGCACCCGGACGCGGCCGTGACGATCGTCCGGTGCGACCTGGCCGATGCGGCCTCGATCCGCCGCGCCGCCGGATATCTGTTGGAAGGGTGGACGCGACTGGACGTCCTCGTCCACAGCGCGGGCGCGACCTTCCCCCATCGCACGCTCACGAAGGACGGCGTCGAGGCCACGCTGGCCGTGGATGCGGTGGGGCCGTTCCTGTTGAACGCGCTGCTCCGGGAACGGCTCGAGGCCACGCACGGCCGCGTGATCGCCCTGACCGGCATCTCTCACCGCCGGGCCCAGGTGGACGTCAGCGACCTCCAGTTCGCCAATCGCCCCTACGACTGGCTCGACGCCAGCAACCAGGCCCAGCGCTGCCGGTGGCTGCTCACGACCGAGCTCGCGCGCCGCGCGCCCGACCTCACGGCGATGGCGGTGCATCCCGGCGCCGTGTTGACGGAGGCGCAGGCGCGCCTGCCGCGCCTGGCGCGCGTCCTCGTCCACACGCTGGCCCGGCCCGGCTTCGTCAGGCCGGAGGTGGGCGCCATCCCCGTGCTCCGCCTTGCGGCGCGGCCGGAAGTCGCGGGGTGGTCCGGACGGTTCTTCGACCGCTGCACGCTCGCGCGCGACCGCGAGAACCCCGCGATCGCTGCCGCCGTCTGGCACGCGTTCGAGTCGTTCACGGCCGCGACCGCCGACGCGCCGGCGCCGCGTCCTGCGGCGTCGTAG
- a CDS encoding winged helix-turn-helix domain-containing protein produces the protein MAGPTPTYAFGEFELDLGSFVLRRGGEPIRIEGRPMDLLILLVERRGQLVTRQDIIDRLWGPDVFVDVEAGIHTAVRKIRQALEDSADRPRFVETVPGRGYRFVAEVVETAGAVARVRREPPRDDSAPDGPPAVAEPASPAVPPPAVSTPPTRRAWLLAPAILVALAAALAWPRGQAEREPPRPAVTLAVLPFGNLSGEAGYDYIADGLADETATTLGQVDPDGLGIVSRTATARYRSATKSPSEIGAELGADYLLESTLRAEGRRLRVTARLVRVRDQLQVWSQSWDREPTSMLGLQRELSEAITRQIQLRLAPDRADRLARRQTRNPDAYDLYLRGLTFDAQRTPDTTRRALDYYTQATDVDPSYSLAWAAMAATLASRLLNSDANPAEVLPPAQDAARRALQFGPDTAEAHRAQAQMEWYAEWDRWSEAEAGLRRALAIEPRSAMTHIVLGHVLSQTGRQDDALVSTRRARELDPLDPLVFALSSQVAFQGRDYQGALELADRAIALDGEFWIGRMMRGQALERLGQADAALEALTAAERFSGRNSKPLSLRAYILARTGHADQAEAMLDALAAASGERYVPPYAMALINAGLDRRDEVMRWLARAIDTTDAHIIYLAVDPKWDPYRTDPRFMALVDRCRFDRRPAAEGARR, from the coding sequence ATGGCTGGCCCCACACCCACCTACGCCTTCGGCGAGTTCGAGCTCGACCTCGGCTCCTTCGTGCTCAGGCGCGGGGGCGAGCCGATCCGGATCGAGGGCCGGCCGATGGACCTCCTCATCCTGCTGGTCGAACGGCGCGGCCAGCTCGTGACCCGGCAGGACATCATCGACAGGCTCTGGGGGCCCGACGTGTTCGTCGATGTGGAGGCGGGCATCCACACGGCGGTGCGGAAGATCCGACAGGCGCTGGAGGACTCTGCGGACCGCCCCCGGTTCGTGGAGACCGTGCCGGGACGCGGATACCGATTCGTCGCAGAGGTCGTCGAGACCGCCGGGGCGGTTGCTCGAGTCCGCCGCGAGCCGCCGCGGGACGATTCCGCGCCGGACGGGCCGCCGGCGGTTGCGGAGCCGGCGTCACCCGCGGTTCCACCACCGGCCGTGTCGACGCCGCCCACGCGGCGCGCGTGGCTCCTCGCACCGGCCATCCTCGTGGCTCTCGCCGCGGCGTTGGCGTGGCCGCGCGGCCAGGCAGAACGCGAGCCGCCCCGTCCGGCGGTGACGCTCGCCGTTCTGCCCTTCGGCAACCTGAGCGGCGAGGCGGGCTACGACTACATCGCCGACGGACTGGCCGACGAGACGGCCACGACGCTGGGCCAGGTGGATCCGGACGGCCTCGGCATCGTCTCGCGGACGGCGACGGCTCGCTACAGGTCCGCCACGAAGTCACCGAGCGAGATCGGGGCCGAGCTGGGCGCGGACTATCTCCTCGAGAGCACGCTCCGCGCGGAAGGACGGCGGCTGCGGGTGACCGCGCGGCTGGTGCGCGTCCGGGATCAGCTGCAGGTGTGGTCGCAGTCCTGGGACCGCGAACCGACCAGCATGCTCGGCTTGCAGCGCGAGCTCAGCGAGGCCATCACGCGCCAGATCCAACTGCGTCTGGCACCCGATCGCGCCGATCGCCTCGCCCGGCGACAGACCCGGAACCCGGACGCGTACGACCTCTACCTGCGCGGGTTGACCTTCGACGCACAGCGCACGCCGGACACGACGCGCCGCGCGCTGGACTACTACACACAGGCCACCGACGTGGACCCGTCGTACTCGCTGGCCTGGGCCGCCATGGCCGCGACGCTCGCGAGCCGGCTGTTGAACAGCGACGCGAACCCGGCCGAGGTCCTCCCGCCGGCACAGGACGCCGCGCGGCGGGCCCTGCAGTTCGGTCCGGACACCGCCGAGGCACACCGGGCGCAGGCCCAGATGGAGTGGTACGCCGAGTGGGACCGGTGGTCGGAGGCGGAAGCCGGCCTCAGACGCGCGCTCGCCATCGAGCCGCGCTCGGCGATGACGCACATCGTGCTGGGGCACGTCCTGTCGCAAACAGGGAGACAGGACGACGCGCTCGTATCGACCCGGCGCGCGCGCGAGCTCGATCCGCTCGACCCGCTGGTGTTCGCCCTGTCGTCGCAGGTGGCGTTCCAGGGCCGCGACTACCAGGGAGCGCTCGAGCTCGCCGACCGGGCCATCGCGCTCGACGGGGAGTTCTGGATCGGACGCATGATGCGCGGGCAGGCGCTCGAGCGGCTCGGGCAGGCGGACGCCGCGCTCGAGGCGCTCACCGCGGCGGAACGATTTTCCGGCCGCAACAGCAAGCCCTTGTCCCTCCGCGCGTACATCCTCGCCCGCACCGGACACGCCGACCAGGCCGAGGCGATGCTCGACGCGCTGGCGGCGGCGTCGGGCGAACGCTACGTGCCGCCGTACGCGATGGCCCTCATCAACGCGGGCCTGGACCGACGCGATGAAGTCATGCGGTGGCTCGCCCGCGCCATCGATACCACCGACGCCCACATCATCTACCTGGCGGTGGACCCGAAGTGGGATCCGTATCGCACCGACCCGCGCTTCATGGCGCTCGTCGACCGCTGCCGGTTCGACCGCCGGCCCGCCGCCGAGGGCGCCCGGCGATAG
- the egtD gene encoding L-histidine N(alpha)-methyltransferase: protein MPARRSSSAPASPPAAPTAEVAALAAHVAEGLSAPQKFLSSRYFYDDEGSRLFQQIMALPEYYLTRVEHEILRMQGPGLAADIVDGADAVDLVELGAGDGEKTITLCQALAGTRVPVEYFPVDVSPFALSELAARFESRLPAVPVHPTTGDYLRQWPATTPGHRQVVLLLGSNLGNFTPEASLALLRRVRSQIADGDLLVLGLDLQKDPHVIRSAYDDGAGVTAQFNLNLLRRLNRELGMDFDLDRFSHYTCYNPLDGAVRSFLVSRVDQKVHSGHLGRTFAFRAGETIYTEQSQKYTDALIARLAGRSGFDVRHHHRDPKGWYTVVVWQAGDRADTVRRTFAGAALP from the coding sequence ATGCCCGCACGCCGTTCCTCGTCCGCCCCGGCCTCGCCGCCGGCAGCGCCCACCGCCGAGGTCGCGGCCCTCGCCGCGCACGTCGCCGAAGGCCTGAGTGCTCCGCAGAAGTTCCTGTCGTCGCGCTATTTCTACGACGACGAGGGCAGCCGCCTCTTCCAGCAGATCATGGCGCTGCCGGAGTACTACCTGACGCGAGTCGAGCACGAGATCCTGCGGATGCAGGGCCCGGGCCTCGCGGCCGACATCGTGGACGGCGCCGACGCCGTGGATCTCGTGGAACTCGGCGCCGGTGACGGCGAGAAGACGATCACGCTGTGCCAGGCACTCGCGGGCACCCGCGTTCCCGTCGAGTACTTCCCCGTGGACGTGTCGCCGTTCGCGCTCAGCGAGCTGGCCGCGCGCTTCGAGTCGCGCCTGCCGGCGGTGCCCGTGCACCCCACGACCGGCGACTACCTGCGCCAATGGCCGGCGACGACGCCCGGGCATCGGCAGGTGGTGCTGCTCCTGGGCAGCAATCTCGGCAACTTCACGCCCGAGGCCAGCCTCGCGCTGCTCAGGCGCGTGCGCTCGCAGATCGCCGACGGCGATCTGCTGGTGCTGGGGCTCGACCTGCAGAAGGACCCGCACGTGATCCGGTCCGCCTACGACGACGGGGCGGGCGTGACGGCGCAGTTCAACCTCAACCTGCTCCGGCGGCTGAATCGTGAGCTGGGGATGGACTTCGATCTCGACCGCTTCTCGCACTACACCTGCTACAACCCGCTCGACGGCGCCGTCAGGAGCTTCCTCGTGAGCCGCGTCGACCAGAAGGTGCACAGCGGGCACCTCGGGCGGACCTTCGCGTTCCGGGCCGGCGAGACGATCTACACCGAGCAGTCGCAGAAGTACACCGACGCGCTCATCGCACGGCTGGCCGGCCGGTCGGGCTTCGACGTGCGCCACCACCACCGGGACCCGAAAGGCTGGTACACCGTCGTCGTGTGGCAGGCCGGCGATCGGGCCGACACGGTGCGCCGCACCTTCGCGGGCGCCGCGCTGCCCTGA
- the egtB gene encoding ergothioneine biosynthesis protein EgtB, which produces MSSVAPGATGQLVERFREVRGRSVSLCAPLAVEDHVVQPIVDVSPPKWHLGHTAWFFEALLLEPHLPDYRRFHERYGFVFNSYYETVGRRVARPERGHLSRPTVADVLAYRAHVDEGMTRLLAMPLPDDVLALIELGLQHEQQHQELLLTDIKYILGRNPLAPEYDPPRVSGVPVDDEHAAEAPARAPWVDVDGGIVAVGHQGGGFAFDNEGPRHDVLVPPTAIRTALVTNAEYLAFMADRGYERFALWHSDGWYWLQSHARRAPLYWEADADSPTGWRHFTLRGLEPVLADSPVTHVSLYEAHAFCEWAGWRLPTEFEWETAADRLPHGRRWEWTGSAYLPYPGFRPAAGAVGEYNGKFMMSQMVLRGSSFATPPGHARVTYRNFFQPPLQWQYTGIRPARNR; this is translated from the coding sequence ATGTCCAGCGTCGCGCCTGGCGCGACGGGCCAGCTCGTCGAACGTTTCAGGGAGGTCAGAGGGCGGAGCGTCAGCCTGTGCGCGCCCCTGGCCGTGGAAGACCACGTCGTCCAGCCGATCGTGGACGTGAGTCCGCCCAAGTGGCACCTGGGGCACACCGCGTGGTTCTTCGAGGCGCTGCTGCTCGAGCCGCACCTGCCCGACTACCGCCGCTTCCACGAACGCTACGGCTTCGTGTTCAACAGCTACTACGAAACCGTGGGACGGCGTGTGGCCCGGCCCGAGCGCGGGCATCTCAGCCGGCCCACCGTGGCCGACGTCCTGGCGTACCGCGCGCACGTGGACGAGGGCATGACGCGGCTGCTCGCCATGCCCCTGCCGGACGACGTCCTGGCGCTCATCGAGCTCGGGCTGCAGCACGAGCAGCAGCACCAGGAGCTGCTGCTCACGGACATCAAGTACATCCTGGGTCGGAACCCGCTGGCGCCGGAGTACGACCCGCCGCGCGTGAGCGGCGTGCCCGTGGACGACGAACATGCGGCGGAGGCGCCCGCGCGGGCGCCGTGGGTGGACGTGGACGGCGGCATCGTCGCGGTCGGTCACCAGGGCGGCGGCTTCGCGTTCGACAACGAGGGGCCGAGGCACGACGTGCTCGTGCCGCCCACGGCGATCCGGACGGCGCTCGTCACGAATGCCGAGTACCTGGCCTTCATGGCCGACCGCGGCTACGAGCGCTTCGCGCTGTGGCATTCCGACGGCTGGTACTGGCTCCAGTCGCACGCCCGCCGCGCGCCGCTGTACTGGGAGGCCGACGCCGACTCGCCCACCGGATGGCGGCACTTCACGCTGCGCGGGCTCGAGCCCGTCCTGGCCGACTCGCCCGTCACGCACGTGAGCCTGTATGAAGCGCACGCGTTCTGCGAGTGGGCGGGCTGGCGTCTGCCCACCGAGTTCGAATGGGAGACGGCCGCCGACCGCCTGCCCCACGGACGGCGCTGGGAGTGGACGGGCAGCGCCTACCTGCCGTACCCGGGCTTCCGGCCGGCCGCCGGCGCCGTCGGCGAGTACAACGGCAAGTTCATGATGAGCCAGATGGTGCTGCGCGGCTCGTCCTTCGCGACGCCGCCCGGTCACGCGCGCGTCACCTACCGCAACTTCTTCCAGCCGCCCCTGCAATGGCAGTACACGGGGATCCGGCCGGCCCGCAATCGATGA
- a CDS encoding (2Fe-2S)-binding protein — translation MAIRLTVNGRVHSVDVDPATPLLYVLADDLGLRGPKFGCGLGQCGACTALVNGQAVRSCVTPASRAAGADVVTLEGLGTPDRPHPLQQAFIDHQAAQCGFCLNGVILSAKALLDRRPGATDDEIRHALEGVLCRCFTHTRMLAAIRTYAASLRQGARP, via the coding sequence ATGGCCATCCGGCTCACGGTGAACGGCCGCGTCCACTCGGTGGACGTCGATCCCGCCACGCCCCTGCTCTACGTGCTCGCCGACGACCTCGGCCTGCGCGGTCCGAAGTTCGGGTGCGGCCTGGGCCAGTGCGGCGCGTGCACGGCCCTCGTGAACGGGCAGGCCGTCCGCTCGTGCGTCACGCCCGCATCACGCGCCGCCGGCGCCGACGTGGTCACGCTCGAAGGTCTCGGCACGCCGGATCGCCCGCATCCGCTGCAGCAGGCCTTCATCGACCACCAGGCCGCACAGTGCGGCTTCTGCCTGAACGGCGTGATCCTGTCGGCCAAGGCCCTGCTCGATCGCCGGCCGGGCGCCACCGACGACGAGATCCGCCACGCGCTCGAGGGCGTGCTCTGCCGCTGCTTCACCCACACCCGGATGCTCGCGGCGATTCGGACGTATGCCGCGAGCCTGCGCCAGGGGGCCCGCCCGTGA
- a CDS encoding molybdopterin cofactor-binding domain-containing protein — MTALSRRAFLASGGALVVHFRLGDARALGAQMNGRAGAGVDAGQVDSWIAIGADGLVTAHTGKCELGQGIGTAQVQLVAEELGVLPDRVRLVMGDTARTPDQGTTSGSQSTPANFNHANLALAAATAREALLRLGAARLGVAADRLVARNGTIRVRNDESRQVTYAALVAGQRFDLRLDPRARRRPARDWSVLGTSVPRVDVPALATGTFEFVHNVRVDGMAHGAVVRPPGPGATLTSVDESSVRGLPGFVRVVVRKNFVGVVCEKPWQAVQAARALKATWTPGPALPAQGDFHAFMRRQPSRDTLVVDSGDVDAVLRQAETVVRATYLHPYQMHGSLGSSCAVADVRRDGATIWSPTQSAFPTQATAAMLLGLRADQVRVVFTRGSGCYGLNGADTVSFDAALLSQGAGRPVRVQLSRRDEMAWENYGYAYAIDLTAGLDASGTIVAWDCESWNPTRGGRPGYGTPGNVVTGHLAGFEPATVSPRRAAAPTRFNNGSNAAPSYVTGCAGGRCEGTGVVTSERVLTHTIASPFFTGPLRSPSRLQNTFAHESFMDELAARVGADPVAYRLRHLRDPRLIAVVKAAASAASWETRPSPAPGAAGTGPARGRGVASVLYEGDNGYCALVAEVTVDRATGQVTVTRFVASQDCGPISSPDGMKNQIEGGALQGLSRALGEAVTWDAARVTSVDWRSYRSLTLGTEMPTIESVLIDQPGEEAMGAGETTITLVAAAVGNAVFDATGARLREVPFTPDRVRAAVSAVSRR, encoded by the coding sequence GTGACGGCGCTCTCGCGGCGGGCGTTCCTGGCGAGCGGCGGCGCGCTCGTGGTGCACTTCCGCCTCGGCGACGCGAGGGCCCTGGGCGCCCAGATGAACGGCCGCGCCGGCGCTGGCGTGGACGCGGGCCAGGTGGACTCGTGGATCGCCATCGGCGCCGACGGCCTCGTGACGGCGCACACCGGCAAGTGCGAGCTGGGCCAGGGCATCGGCACCGCGCAGGTGCAACTGGTGGCCGAGGAACTGGGCGTCCTTCCGGACCGGGTGCGCCTGGTGATGGGCGACACGGCCAGGACGCCGGATCAGGGCACGACGTCGGGCAGCCAGTCCACGCCCGCGAACTTCAACCACGCGAACCTCGCGCTGGCCGCGGCCACGGCGCGCGAGGCCCTGCTGCGGCTGGGCGCCGCGCGGCTCGGCGTCGCCGCCGATCGGCTGGTGGCGAGGAACGGCACCATCCGCGTCCGCAATGACGAGTCGCGCCAGGTGACCTACGCGGCGCTGGTCGCCGGCCAGCGCTTCGACCTGCGGCTCGATCCCCGGGCCAGACGTCGCCCGGCCCGCGACTGGTCCGTGCTGGGCACCTCGGTGCCGCGCGTGGATGTGCCGGCGCTGGCCACGGGCACGTTCGAGTTCGTCCACAACGTGCGCGTGGACGGCATGGCGCACGGCGCCGTCGTGCGTCCGCCCGGCCCGGGCGCCACGCTGACCTCGGTGGACGAGTCGTCGGTGCGCGGGCTGCCCGGGTTCGTGCGTGTGGTCGTGCGAAAGAACTTCGTCGGCGTGGTCTGCGAGAAGCCGTGGCAGGCGGTCCAGGCCGCGCGCGCGCTGAAGGCGACGTGGACGCCGGGCCCGGCGCTGCCGGCCCAGGGCGACTTCCACGCCTTCATGCGCCGGCAGCCGTCGAGGGACACCCTCGTCGTGGACTCGGGCGACGTGGACGCCGTGCTCCGCCAGGCCGAGACCGTGGTGCGGGCCACCTATCTCCATCCCTACCAGATGCACGGCTCGCTCGGCAGCTCGTGCGCGGTGGCGGACGTCCGCCGGGACGGCGCCACGATCTGGTCGCCGACGCAGTCGGCCTTCCCCACCCAGGCCACGGCCGCGATGCTGCTCGGGCTGCGCGCCGATCAGGTGCGCGTGGTGTTCACGCGGGGATCGGGCTGCTACGGCCTGAACGGTGCCGACACGGTGTCCTTCGACGCGGCGCTGTTGTCGCAGGGAGCGGGCCGGCCGGTGCGCGTCCAGCTCTCCCGCCGCGACGAGATGGCGTGGGAGAACTACGGCTACGCCTACGCGATCGACCTCACGGCCGGACTCGACGCCTCCGGGACCATCGTGGCCTGGGACTGCGAGTCGTGGAACCCGACACGCGGCGGGCGCCCCGGCTACGGCACGCCCGGCAACGTCGTCACGGGCCATCTCGCGGGCTTCGAGCCCGCCACGGTGTCGCCGCGCCGCGCCGCCGCGCCCACGCGCTTCAACAACGGCAGCAACGCCGCGCCGTCCTACGTCACCGGCTGCGCCGGCGGCCGCTGCGAGGGCACGGGCGTGGTGACGAGCGAGCGCGTGCTGACGCACACCATCGCGTCGCCCTTCTTCACCGGACCGCTTCGCTCGCCCAGCCGGCTGCAGAACACGTTCGCGCACGAGTCCTTCATGGACGAACTGGCCGCGCGCGTCGGCGCGGACCCGGTCGCGTATCGGCTGCGGCACCTGCGCGACCCGCGGCTCATCGCGGTCGTGAAGGCGGCGGCCTCGGCCGCGTCGTGGGAGACCCGGCCGTCGCCGGCGCCGGGCGCCGCCGGAACCGGACCGGCACGCGGGCGAGGGGTCGCCTCGGTGCTGTATGAAGGCGACAACGGCTACTGCGCGCTCGTGGCCGAGGTGACGGTGGACCGGGCGACCGGGCAGGTGACCGTCACGCGCTTCGTGGCCTCGCAGGACTGCGGGCCCATCTCGTCGCCCGACGGCATGAAGAACCAGATCGAGGGCGGCGCGCTGCAGGGGCTGAGCCGGGCGCTCGGCGAGGCCGTGACCTGGGACGCGGCGCGGGTGACGTCGGTGGACTGGCGCAGCTACCGCAGCCTGACGCTGGGCACCGAGATGCCCACGATCGAGAGCGTCCTCATCGACCAGCCCGGCGAGGAGGCGATGGGCGCCGGCGAGACGACGATCACGCTGGTGGCGGCGGCGGTCGGCAACGCCGTCTTCGATGCGACGGGCGCGCGCCTGCGCGAGGTGCCCTTCACGCCGGACCGCGTACGGGCCGCCGTCTCGGCCGTGTCGCGGCGCTGA
- a CDS encoding ABC transporter ATP-binding protein: MSVDPAIRLVDVSRQFAAGGTVVRAVDAVSLEVACGSMTALVGPSGSGKTTLLSLVGGLLPPTSGTVVVDGVEISALDQRALTAFRLRHVGIVFQAFHLIDALPVVENVELPLSLAGVRRPAAQARAGALVDRLGLGARARFHPPALSGGEQQRCAIARALANDPAVVLADEPTGSLDAQAGDAVIALLRAEATERGRAVVVASHDPRVAQAADRVVRMAFGRVAESGPA, translated from the coding sequence ATGAGCGTCGATCCCGCAATCCGTCTCGTCGACGTGAGCCGCCAATTCGCGGCCGGCGGCACGGTGGTGCGGGCCGTGGACGCGGTGTCGCTCGAGGTGGCGTGCGGGTCGATGACGGCGCTCGTGGGTCCGAGCGGCAGCGGCAAGACGACGCTCCTGTCGCTCGTGGGCGGGCTGCTCCCGCCGACGTCGGGCACGGTGGTGGTGGACGGCGTCGAGATCTCGGCGCTGGACCAGCGTGCGCTGACGGCCTTCCGGTTGCGCCACGTCGGCATCGTCTTCCAGGCCTTCCATCTCATCGACGCCCTGCCCGTCGTGGAGAACGTGGAGCTGCCGCTGTCGCTCGCGGGCGTGCGCCGCCCGGCGGCGCAGGCACGGGCCGGGGCGCTCGTCGATCGGCTGGGGCTGGGCGCGCGCGCGAGGTTCCACCCGCCCGCGCTCAGCGGCGGCGAGCAGCAGCGCTGCGCCATTGCCCGGGCGTTGGCGAACGATCCCGCCGTCGTCCTGGCCGACGAGCCCACGGGCAGCCTCGACGCGCAGGCCGGCGATGCCGTGATCGCGCTCCTCCGCGCCGAAGCCACCGAACGCGGGCGCGCCGTGGTGGTGGCCAGCCACGACCCACGCGTGGCCCAGGCGGCCGACCGCGTCGTGCGGATGGCCTTCGGCCGGGTGGCCGAGTCCGGCCCGGCGTGA
- a CDS encoding ABC transporter permease codes for MTGSGAWIAGRGVPLGRRMVAHQRARFAITIAGIGVAVVLVLFLIALYEGVRVEANGYVASRPVDAWVAQDSTTNFIKSTSLLPAGEGDLLAEVDGVAEVTPLLRVITTAVANDARFTVILLGIDPRSDAGRPEVVQGSATPANGEIVLDLALARQHHVSPGDTIVVQQHPFRVIGLSRGTNSVLTQFAVVTFEDAQLLLGVPDMTSFFLVRGRPGLTPDALVRRLSGQVPRTAVFTEAEFAANNMHELRGGLLPILATVAVLGGIVALAVLTLLLYGAILEQRETYAVLKAIGASSGALGRVVVVQALAAALGGLAFGVVAYAACAPLVERLVPAMALSLPLPAIAWVGLAVSVMGVAGAVVPLRRVGRIHPAELFRA; via the coding sequence ATGACTGGCAGCGGCGCCTGGATCGCCGGGCGCGGCGTGCCGCTCGGCCGCCGGATGGTGGCGCACCAGCGCGCGCGCTTCGCCATCACGATTGCCGGCATCGGCGTCGCCGTCGTTCTCGTGCTCTTCCTGATCGCCCTCTACGAAGGCGTCCGCGTCGAGGCCAACGGCTACGTGGCCTCGCGCCCGGTGGACGCGTGGGTGGCCCAGGACAGCACCACGAACTTCATCAAGAGCACGTCGCTCCTGCCCGCCGGCGAGGGCGACCTCCTCGCCGAGGTGGACGGCGTGGCCGAAGTGACGCCGCTCCTGCGCGTCATCACGACGGCCGTCGCCAACGACGCGCGCTTCACCGTGATCCTGCTCGGCATCGACCCCCGATCCGACGCGGGCCGGCCCGAGGTCGTGCAGGGCTCGGCGACGCCCGCCAACGGCGAGATCGTGCTGGACCTGGCGCTGGCGCGGCAGCACCACGTGAGTCCAGGCGACACCATCGTCGTGCAGCAGCATCCGTTTCGCGTCATCGGCCTGAGCCGCGGCACCAACTCCGTGCTGACGCAGTTCGCGGTCGTGACGTTCGAGGACGCCCAGCTCCTGCTCGGCGTGCCCGACATGACGAGCTTCTTCCTGGTCCGGGGCCGCCCCGGTCTCACGCCCGACGCCCTCGTGCGGCGTCTCTCGGGGCAGGTGCCCCGGACGGCCGTCTTCACCGAGGCCGAGTTCGCGGCCAACAACATGCACGAGCTGCGCGGTGGCCTCCTGCCGATCCTGGCGACGGTCGCCGTGCTGGGCGGCATCGTCGCCCTGGCGGTGCTGACGCTGCTGCTCTACGGCGCCATCCTGGAACAGCGCGAGACCTACGCCGTGTTGAAGGCCATCGGCGCGTCGTCCGGCGCGCTCGGCCGCGTTGTGGTCGTGCAGGCGCTGGCCGCCGCGCTCGGCGGGCTGGCGTTCGGCGTGGTGGCCTACGCGGCGTGCGCGCCGCTGGTGGAGCGGCTCGTGCCGGCCATGGCGCTGTCGCTGCCGCTGCCGGCCATCGCCTGGGTGGGCCTCGCGGTGTCGGTCATGGGCGTCGCCGGCGCCGTCGTGCCGCTGCGCCGCGTCGGCCGCATCCATCCGGCGGAGCTCTTCCGCGCATGA